The Drechmeria coniospora strain ARSEF 6962 chromosome 02, whole genome shotgun sequence genome has a segment encoding these proteins:
- a CDS encoding acyltransferase, with protein MPDDLQLGLLDEQAVSVSDGESEDVPKPRDTASASPALSHFLSAVSLPGRHLKSVIWRPLLLPVVAFLLPSFLRPQHAGHQEGSRPRSATAYLDGIRGIASLFVFFNHYAMQAFITSEGWGRKNSMNHGHILKLPFLRLLYQGAPAVCLFFVISGYVLSYRLLSLIHRRAYSDFYPAVSSLVFRRGIRLFLPTMISTLAIVLLLRLGVYELTREFAYTKAYFRYYMEIHPDRLGSTFAQLGSWVGYMYEFVAFFTWRNGDGTPQYDLHLWAIPVEFRCSICLFVVIVGTARLRTVVRLVIVGAIALFVHRNSRWDLFLFLCGMVLAELDIIRGAHRHVSGTSSPTLCPQEQHLPPFRGRYKRILWSLSSLLGLYLLSQPDYQGEVTPGWKFLTSIIPAWWTEKQFRFWQPLGAIVFILAVGHSRGWQKFFNSAPMQYLGKISYAMYLMHGPVMHVIGYHWESMAYSITGIEGYWFNVGFFFGACFCIPTVIWAADIFWRAVDVPTVAFAKWFEKWCTVGDE; from the exons ATGCCAGACGACCTTCAGCTCGGCCTGCTggacgagcaggccgtctccgtctcggacggcgagagcgaggatgTGCCGAAGCCAAGGGACACTGCATCGGCATCTCCTGCTCTTTCTCACTTCCTCTCCGCCGTGTCTCTTCCCGGTCGTCATCTAAAATCCGTCATATGGCGCCCTCTCCTGCTTCCCGTCGTggccttcctcctccccaGCTTTCTCCGGCCCCAGCATGCGGGACATCAAGAAGGCTCCCGGCCGCGCTCTGCCACGGCCTAtctcgacggcatccgcgGCATCGCCTCcctcttcgtcttcttcaACCACTACGCGATGCAGGCCTTCATCACGTCTGAGGGCTGGGGACGCAAGAATTCCATGAACCATGGCCACATCCTCAAGCTTCCTTTCCTCCGCCTTCTATACCAAGGCGCCCCTGCCGTCTGCCTCTTTTTCGTCATCTCCGGCTACGTCTTGTCCTATCGCCTCTTGAGTCTGATCCATCGCCGGGCCTATTCCGATTTCTATCCTGCCGTGAGCTCGCTCGTCTTCCGCAGAGGCATTCGCTTATTTCTCCCGACCATGATTTCGACCTTGGCCATTGTGTTGCTCTTGCGACTCGGCGTCTACGAGCTGACTCGCGAGTTTGCTTACACCAAGGCGTATTTCCGGTACTACATGGAGATTCATCCTGACCGCCTGGGCTCTACCTTTGCCCAGCTGGGGAGCTGGGTCGGCTACATGTACGAATTCGTCGCCTTCTTCACCTGGCGCAATGGTGACGGGACCCCAC AATATGACTTGCACCTGTGGGCCATCCCTGTGGAGTTTCGATGCTCCATAtgcctcttcgtcgtcatcgttggAACCGCTCGTTTGCGCACCGTGGTTCGACTCGTCATTGTGGGTGCCATTGCTCTGTTCGTCCATCGCAACTCTAGATGGGATCTGTTCCTCTTTCTCTGCGGCATGGTCCTGGCGGAACTGGACATAATCCGGGGCGCTCATCGTCATGTCTCGGGCACTTCGAGCCCGACCTTGTGCCCGCAAGAGCAGCATCTGCCGCCATTCCGGGGTCGCTACAAAAGGATCCTTTGGTCCCTTTCCAGCCTCCTAGGTCTGTATCTCCTGTCACAACCTGATTACCAAGGCGAGGTGACGCCCGGATGGAAGTTCCTAACTTCCATCATCCCGGCATGGTGGACGGAGAAACAGTTTCGATTCTGGCAGCCGCTGGGTGCCATCGTGTTTATTCTCGCCGTGGGCCACTCCAGGGGCTGGCAGAAGTTTTTCAACAGTGCTCCGATGCAGTATCTTGGGAAAATATCGTACGCCATGTACCTCATGCACGGCCCAGTCATGCACGTCATTGGCTATCACTGGGAGAGCATGGCGTACAGTATTACGGGGATCGAAGGGTATTGGTTCAACGTGGGCTTCTTTTTCGGCGCTTGCTTCTGCATTCCGACCGTCATATGGGCCGCCGATATCTTCTGGCGAGCGGTCGACGTCCCAACTGTCGCGTTCGCCAAGTGGTTTGAAAAATGGTGTACTGTCGGGGATGAATGA
- a CDS encoding putative dolichyl-phosphate beta-D-mannosyltransferase, producing MAKSADKYSVILPTYNERRNLPIITWLLNRTFTESKLDWELIVVDDGSPDGTQEVARQLVKAFEPHVMLKPRAGKLGLGTAYVHGLQFATGNFVIIMDADLSHHPKFIPRMIELQQSGAYDIVTGTRYAGDGGVHGWDLKRKFVSRGANLFADVVLRPGVSDVTGSFRLYKRSVLEKVIASTESKGYTFQMEMIVRAKAMGCSVAEVPISFVDRVYGESKLGGDEIIEYVKGVFSLWLKV from the exons atggccaagtcggccgacaagtactccgtcatCCTGCCGACGTACAATGAGCGCCGGAACCTGCCCATCATAACCTGGCTGCTGAACCGTACCTTCACGGAGAG CAAGCTCGACTGGgagctcatcgtcgtcgacgacggctcacCCGACGGCACCCAGGAGGTGGCCCGCCAGCTCGTCAAGGCCTTCGAGCCGCACGTCATGCTCAAGCCCCGCGCCGGcaagctcggcctcggcaccgcCTACGTCCACGGCCTCCAGTTCGCCACGGGCAACttcgtcatcatcatggaCGCCGACTTGAGCCACCACCCCAAGTTCATCCCCCGCATGATCGAGCTCCAGCAGTCGGGCGCCTACGACATCGTCACCGGAACCCGctacgccggcgacggcggcgtccacgGCTGGGACCTCAAGCGCAAGTTCGTCAGCCGCGGCGCGAACCtcttcgccgacgtcgtcctccgcCCGGGCGTCAGCGACGTCACCGGCAGCTTCCGCCTCTACAAGCGGAGCGTGCTGGAGAAGGTGATTGCGAGCACCGAGAGCAAGGGCTACACCTTCCAGATGGAGATGATCGTTCGTGCCAAGGCCATGGGCtgcagcgtcgccgaggtgccCATCTCCTTTGTCGACCGCGTCTACGGCGAGAgcaagctcggcggcgacgagattATCGAGTATGTCAAGGGCGTGTTTTCCCTGTGGCTCAAGGTGTGA